The genomic DNA GACCGTCCGTATGGTCACCCTTTCCAAATTCAGCCCCCTGCTGTGAAAACGTCTTCTGATACTAGGCCCATTCCAGGTGAGATAACCAGCCGAGGAAAAATCCCTCATTTGACCATTGTTTCCGGGGCGTTACAACGAACTTACATGTGACGACGCGGAAAAGAAATGTATTGACCGTTTCGGTTGCTCGGCCTAGCATCGTCCAAAACCGAGGAAACGTTTTCTCACCTATTCCGAGAGGCTCCCATGTCGACACCAGCACTGGGCGTGTTCCCACCCAAACCGTCCGCCATCGCCGAGCTCTTCGCCGCGGACAAGGTTCTCGTCGGCGCCATTCATCTGCCGCCGCTGCCCGGCAGCCCGCATTACCGCGGGCAGCCGGTCGAGGAGATCGCGGCTTACGGGCTGCAGGAGGCACGCACTTATCTGGAGAACGGTTTCAGCACCGCGATTGTGGAAAACCACTGGGACATTCCGTTCCAGAAACCCGGCGAGCACGGTTACGAAACTGCGGCAGCCATGGCTGTCATCACGCGCCGCGTGGTGGAGGAATTCGGTCCGCGAATCGGGGTCAGCATCCTCTCCAACGCCGGTGAGTGCTCCGTCGCTGCCGCGCATGCCGCCGGCGCAGGATGGATCCGGGTGAACCAGTGGGCCAACGCCTACGTCGCCAACGAGGGGTTCATCGAAGGCCAGGCCGCGGCCACCACGCGCTACCGCTCACGGATCCAGGCGCAGGGCGTGCGGGTGTTCGCCGACGTCCACGTGAAGCACGGTGCCCATGCCATCGTGGCCGACCGCACACTCGCCGAGCAGACCGAGGACGCGGAGTTCTTTGATGCTGACGTCCTGATTGCCACCGGTTCCCGGACCGGGGATGCAGCCAGCGTTGAGGAGGTGCGCGGTATCCGGGACTGCACTGTCCTGCCCGTCATCATCGGATCCGGCATCACTGCTGAGAACGCCGCTGAGCTGCTGGGTGAATGCAACGGAGCCATTGTGGCGTCATCGGTAAAGGACAACGGCCGCTGGTGGGGACGGGCCGAAGGCAGCAAAGTCCGCGCGGTGGCAAAAGCCGCCGGGATGTAGCCGGAACCATGATTGCCTTTTGTGGTTACGCGAACCGGGACGTCATTGTGCAGATGGACGTGCTGCCGTCACCGGGCGAACGCCTCCAGGCCCGGTCTATCCGGCTGTACGACGGCGGCATGGCAGCGAATGCGGCCGTGGCCGCAGCCCGGTTCGGTGCCGACGCGGTATTCGCCGGAGCGGTGGGAGCGGATCCCGAATCCGCTGCGTTCCTCGCCGCCTTGGAACGTGAAGGTGTCTCCACCGCCTGGTCCCGCACCGATGCCTTCCTGACCCACGCCGTCGTCCTGCTGGACCGGCATGGCGAGCGGGCCGTCGTCAGCGAGGATGACGCCCTGACCGGTGATGACCTCGAGGCCGTCCTGGGCAGGCTCCACCCCGGTAGCGGGCACTGGCTGTACGTGGACGGTTACCGCTGGGAACAGCCGCTCCCGGCACGCACCGAGGCCCGCATCGTCGTGGACATCGACGGATGTCACACTGCAGCCCAGGTCCGCAATGCCGCCGCTGCCGCCGGGCACCTGCTGGGCAGCCGCCGCACCTTCGAGGACACCTGCGGACTCTCACTGGAAGAGCTGCAGGAAATGTCCCGCCGCGAAGAAACCACCATTGTGCTCACCCGCGGCGCCGGCGGCCTGGATTTGCTCGAGCCAGGCCGGCCGGTCCGCCATATCCCGGCCGTCCGGGTCGAGGCCGTCGACGACACCGGCGCAGGAGACTGCTTCGCGGGAGTCTATGTCGCTGAACTTGCCCTCGGACAAACCGCGGCTGCGGCTGCCACAACAGCAGCCGCCGCAGCAGCGCTGGCCTGTACCCGCCGCGGCGCCCGGGCATCACCGGGCCGAGCTGAACTTCGCGACTTTCTTGCCACCCTCCAGACCGTTCCTGCCACCCACGGCACCCACTGAAAAGGACCCACCATGCGAAAGCGATTTACTGCCGCCCTGTCCATCGCCGCTCTGGCCCTGACCCTCTCGGCCTGCGACGGCTCGTCTGAGGCCGCTGACACCCCCGATTCCACCGGTGCCGCCGTTGCTGCCGAAATCCCCCAGCCGGAACGGATCCCCGAAACATGCGAGGCCCCCGACGGCGGCAACCTGAGGATCGGTCTGGTCACCCCGAATCTCCAGGCCCTGTTCTTCAACCAAATCAACACCGGCGCCCAGACCATCGCAGATGAGGCGGACGTGGACCTGCAGATCATCAGCGCCAACGATGACCCCATCCAGCAGGCCAACGCCGTGGAAAACCTGGTTGCCAAGAACGTGCAGGCAGTGATCGTGGCCGCCATCGATACCGAAGGCATCAAGCCCGCACTGAAGGCCGCCGCAGCGGCCGGGGTGAAGGTTGTTGCCGTTGACGGCATCGTCGAGGACCCGGCGGTCTCCACCCAGGTGGGCACGTCCAATGAGGAAAGCGGAGCCCAGATGGGTGAGTTCCTGCTGGAAGCAGCTGACGGCGATGCCGGGCCCGTCGGCATCGTCGGCGCCCTGAACTCCACCATCCAGCTTGAACGCCAGAAGGGATTCGAAGACGCGATCAAGTCCGGCGGCATGGAGGTGGGCACCGTAGTAGACGGCAAGAACGTGCAGGAAACCGCCCAGAGCTCCGCGGAAAACCTCCTGACCGGAAACCCCAACCTCGAATACGTCTATGCCACCGGTGAGCCGGCACTGATCGGCCTCGTCTCCGGCGTCAAGAACCAGAACGCCCAGGATCGGGTCAGCATTGTCGGCTGGGACCTGTCCGACGCCGCGGTTGACGGCCTGCAGGAGGGCTACGTCAAGGGCGTGGTCCAGCAGAACACCTTCCAGTTCGGCTATGACGCCATGACCGCCGCCGTGGACCTGAGCTGCGGCCGCGAGGTGGAAAGCACCATTCCCGTGCCCACCCAGATCGTCACCCCGTCGAACGTCGACGATTACCTCTACTACTTGAAGAAGTGATCCCGATGACCTCTCCCGAACTCCTCGTTGAACTCCGAGGCATCAAGAAGTCCTTCGGTCCAGTGAAATCGCTGCAGGGCGTGGACCTCAAACTGCACCGGGGCGAAGTCCTTGGCCTGGTGGGGGACAACGGCGCCGGCAAATCCACGCTGATGAAGGTGCTCGCCGGCGCCGAACAGCACGATGAAGGCGAAATCCTGATCCGCGGAAAGTCCGTGAAATTCAACAGCCCCGGTGACGCGCAGAAGGAAAACATCGGCATCGTCTACCAGGACCTGGCCCTCTGCAACACCCTCGATGTGGCGAGCAACCTGTTCCTTGGCCGTGAGCCGGTCAAGGGCAGGTTCCTGGACCGGCGGACCATGCACGAACAGGCTGCCAAGGTTTTGGATGACCTGCATGTCCGGGTCAAGTCCACCCACCAGGAAATCGGTACCCTTTCCGGCGGCCAGCGCCAGACTGTCGCCATCGCCCGGGCGGTTTCCTTCAAGCCCGACGTGCTGATTCTGGACGAGCCGACGGCGGCCCTCGCCGTGGCCGAGGTGGAGTCGGTCCTCCGCCTCATCCGCCAGGTTGCTGCGGAGGGGGTGGGCGTCATCCTGATTACCCACCGGCTGCAGGACATCTTCCGGGTCTGCGACCGGGTCACCGCCATGTACGAGGGCCAGAGCGTGGATGACCGGCCCATCAGCTCCCTGAACATTGAATCCCTCGTCGCCATGATCACCCGGTCGGACGAAGAGTACCCGGAGGCATCCTGATGACTACCCCCACACCGACCGCACGCGCCGTCCGGACCAGTTCCCCTTCGTGGCTGGAACGCTCGAATAAACCCACGCTGCTGATGGGTGCGGTCACCGTGCTCATCGCGGTGATTTTCTCCATCGCCAGCCCGGCGTTCCTGTCGCTGGGCAACCTGGCCAACCTGGCCACCCAGATTGCTCCGGTCCTGGTGATCGGCGTGGCCATGACGTTCGTCATCACGGCCGGACAGATCGATCTCTCCGTCGGCGCCATTGCCGCGTTCATTGCAGCCACCAGTGCCGAACTGATCGCCACGGGCATGGAATCATCGGTGGTCATCCTGCTGGCCTGCCTCATGGGGCTCGCCTGGGGGCTGGTCAACGGCTACCTGGTCAGTTACCAGGGCATCCCGGCCTTCATCGTCACCCTAGCGACCATGTCCGTGATCCGTGGCCTGGCGCTGCTCTCTACCGAAGGGTTCTCCATTCCCATCGGCGAGCAGACCGTGATGCGGCAGATCGGCTCCGGTTCCTTCCTCGGGATTTCCTGGCTGGCCTGGATCGGCATTGTTGTTTTCATCGCCGGACTGATCCTTATGCACAAGATGCGTTTCGGCCAGTACGTCACCGGCATCGGTTCCAACGAGGAATCGATCCGCCGGGCCGGCGTCAATACCCGCCGCATCAAGATGCTGGTCATGGCCCTCTCCGGCCTGGCCGCCGGCATCGCCGGCGTGATGATCGCAGCCCGCCTGGGGTCAGGTTCGGCGAACTCCGCCGTCGGGCTCGAACTGACGGTGATCGCCGCCGTCGTCATCGGCGGTACCGACCTGTTCGGCGGACGCGGCACGGTTGTGGGAACCCTGATCGGGGCAATCCTCACCGGGTTGATCGCCAACGGCCTGACCCTGGTGGGCATGAGTCCGTTCCTCACCCCTATTGTTACCGGCCTCGTCCTCCTCGCCGCGATCTGGATCAATATGCGCGGCAAGAAACTCTCCGATCTCGTCAGCAGGTTGAGCGGAAAATGACCACTGTCCAGACGGTTGGCGGCCCGGTTGAGCACACCGAACTGGGGCTTGTCCTGCCGCACGAGCACCTGGCAAACGATCTGGCGCGTGCCTTCACTCCCGCCGAGGACCCGCAGATCCGGACCCTGCTGGCCGGCCCGGTGACCGCAGAACTGGCACCTGTCCTGCGCGAACATCCGTATAACAGCAAAGACAACTGCGGCCTGCATGACCCCGCAGCAGTGGTTGAGGATCTGAGCGCTTTTCGGGCAGCGGGCGGGACTACGGTCATTGACCTCACTCCGCCCGGCCTGGGCCGGGACCCCGAAGCCCTGCTGAGGTATTCCGAGGCCTCCGGGGTCCGGGTAGTGATGGGTTCGGGATGGTACCTGCAGAAATTCCAGGCTGGTGAGGAACTGGCGGCCTCCGAGGAGGAGCTCACCGCACAGATTCTCGCCGACTTCGAGCGGCCGGGCGTGCGTCCCGGTGTGATCGGGGAAATCGGCGTCTCGCCGTCGTTCACCGCCGCGGAGGAAAAATCGCTGCGTGCCGCCGCCCGTGCCCAGCTGCAGTTAGGGGTGCCGCTGTTTGTCCATCTCCCCGGCTGGTTGCGGGTTGGCCACCGGGTGCTGGACATCGTGCTGGATGAATGCGGGGTGCGGCCCGAGGCAGTGGTGCTGTGCCACATGGACCCCTCATCGGAGGACCCCGGCTACCAGCTGGAGCTGGCCAAACGCGGCACCTACCTCTGTTTCGACATGCTCGGCATGCCGTACAGCTACCCGGGCGAAGGCATCTCGCCAACCCCGGACCAGGCTGCGGAGGCGGTGGCCCGGCTGATCGAGGCAGGTTACCGGGACCGGATCCTGCTCAGCCACGACGTATTCCTCAAGGGGATGCTCAGCCGCTACGGCGGCAACGGCTTCGGCTTTGTTCCCTCCGTTTTCCCCCGCTTCCTGGCGGAGCGCGGGGTATCCGGGGAAACCGCCAGGGAACTGATG from Arthrobacter zhangbolii includes the following:
- a CDS encoding substrate-binding domain-containing protein, producing MRKRFTAALSIAALALTLSACDGSSEAADTPDSTGAAVAAEIPQPERIPETCEAPDGGNLRIGLVTPNLQALFFNQINTGAQTIADEADVDLQIISANDDPIQQANAVENLVAKNVQAVIVAAIDTEGIKPALKAAAAAGVKVVAVDGIVEDPAVSTQVGTSNEESGAQMGEFLLEAADGDAGPVGIVGALNSTIQLERQKGFEDAIKSGGMEVGTVVDGKNVQETAQSSAENLLTGNPNLEYVYATGEPALIGLVSGVKNQNAQDRVSIVGWDLSDAAVDGLQEGYVKGVVQQNTFQFGYDAMTAAVDLSCGREVESTIPVPTQIVTPSNVDDYLYYLKK
- a CDS encoding phosphotriesterase family protein; translation: MTTVQTVGGPVEHTELGLVLPHEHLANDLARAFTPAEDPQIRTLLAGPVTAELAPVLREHPYNSKDNCGLHDPAAVVEDLSAFRAAGGTTVIDLTPPGLGRDPEALLRYSEASGVRVVMGSGWYLQKFQAGEELAASEEELTAQILADFERPGVRPGVIGEIGVSPSFTAAEEKSLRAAARAQLQLGVPLFVHLPGWLRVGHRVLDIVLDECGVRPEAVVLCHMDPSSEDPGYQLELAKRGTYLCFDMLGMPYSYPGEGISPTPDQAAEAVARLIEAGYRDRILLSHDVFLKGMLSRYGGNGFGFVPSVFPRFLAERGVSGETARELMTRNPAQLFVDSHHA
- a CDS encoding ATP-binding cassette domain-containing protein → MTSPELLVELRGIKKSFGPVKSLQGVDLKLHRGEVLGLVGDNGAGKSTLMKVLAGAEQHDEGEILIRGKSVKFNSPGDAQKENIGIVYQDLALCNTLDVASNLFLGREPVKGRFLDRRTMHEQAAKVLDDLHVRVKSTHQEIGTLSGGQRQTVAIARAVSFKPDVLILDEPTAALAVAEVESVLRLIRQVAAEGVGVILITHRLQDIFRVCDRVTAMYEGQSVDDRPISSLNIESLVAMITRSDEEYPEAS
- a CDS encoding ABC transporter permease, translated to MTTPTPTARAVRTSSPSWLERSNKPTLLMGAVTVLIAVIFSIASPAFLSLGNLANLATQIAPVLVIGVAMTFVITAGQIDLSVGAIAAFIAATSAELIATGMESSVVILLACLMGLAWGLVNGYLVSYQGIPAFIVTLATMSVIRGLALLSTEGFSIPIGEQTVMRQIGSGSFLGISWLAWIGIVVFIAGLILMHKMRFGQYVTGIGSNEESIRRAGVNTRRIKMLVMALSGLAAGIAGVMIAARLGSGSANSAVGLELTVIAAVVIGGTDLFGGRGTVVGTLIGAILTGLIANGLTLVGMSPFLTPIVTGLVLLAAIWINMRGKKLSDLVSRLSGK
- a CDS encoding carbohydrate kinase family protein; protein product: MIAFCGYANRDVIVQMDVLPSPGERLQARSIRLYDGGMAANAAVAAARFGADAVFAGAVGADPESAAFLAALEREGVSTAWSRTDAFLTHAVVLLDRHGERAVVSEDDALTGDDLEAVLGRLHPGSGHWLYVDGYRWEQPLPARTEARIVVDIDGCHTAAQVRNAAAAAGHLLGSRRTFEDTCGLSLEELQEMSRREETTIVLTRGAGGLDLLEPGRPVRHIPAVRVEAVDDTGAGDCFAGVYVAELALGQTAAAAATTAAAAAALACTRRGARASPGRAELRDFLATLQTVPATHGTH
- a CDS encoding BtpA/SgcQ family protein — its product is MSTPALGVFPPKPSAIAELFAADKVLVGAIHLPPLPGSPHYRGQPVEEIAAYGLQEARTYLENGFSTAIVENHWDIPFQKPGEHGYETAAAMAVITRRVVEEFGPRIGVSILSNAGECSVAAAHAAGAGWIRVNQWANAYVANEGFIEGQAAATTRYRSRIQAQGVRVFADVHVKHGAHAIVADRTLAEQTEDAEFFDADVLIATGSRTGDAASVEEVRGIRDCTVLPVIIGSGITAENAAELLGECNGAIVASSVKDNGRWWGRAEGSKVRAVAKAAGM